One Alphaproteobacteria bacterium DNA segment encodes these proteins:
- the tdh gene encoding L-threonine 3-dehydrogenase, whose translation MKALCKKEAKPGIWMIHDAPVPEIGPNDVLIKIRKTSICGTDIHIYKWDEWSQKTVPVPLITGHEWMGEVVKIGSEVKNLDIGQRVSGEGHLTCGTCRNCRAGKQHLCTYTKGVGVTVQGAYAEYFKLPATNIFKLSDDISDDIAAFFDPLGNAVHTALSFDLVGEDVLITGGGPIGCMAAAICRFAGARHVVVTDINPYRLELAKKMGATRAVNVSKTELKAVMKELGMTEGFDVGLEMSGVAVAIRQMVELMRHGGKIAMLGIPPKDLAIDWNHVIFKGLFIKGIYGREMYETWYKMNAMVQSGLDMSPMITHKFKIDDYQQAFEVMASGESGKVILDWT comes from the coding sequence ATGAAAGCGCTGTGCAAAAAAGAGGCGAAACCCGGCATCTGGATGATCCACGACGCCCCCGTGCCCGAAATCGGCCCGAACGACGTGCTGATCAAAATCCGCAAAACCTCCATCTGCGGCACCGACATTCATATTTATAAATGGGATGAATGGTCGCAGAAAACCGTGCCCGTGCCGCTGATCACGGGGCATGAATGGATGGGCGAAGTCGTCAAAATCGGCTCGGAGGTCAAGAACCTCGATATCGGCCAGCGCGTATCGGGCGAAGGCCACCTTACCTGCGGCACCTGCCGCAACTGCCGCGCGGGCAAGCAGCATCTTTGCACCTATACCAAGGGCGTGGGCGTGACCGTGCAGGGCGCTTATGCGGAATATTTCAAGCTGCCCGCCACCAACATCTTCAAGCTGTCCGACGATATTTCGGACGATATCGCCGCGTTCTTCGATCCGCTCGGAAATGCTGTGCATACCGCGCTGTCCTTCGACCTGGTCGGCGAGGACGTTTTGATCACGGGCGGCGGGCCGATCGGCTGCATGGCGGCGGCCATCTGCCGTTTTGCGGGCGCGCGCCATGTGGTGGTGACGGATATCAACCCGTACCGCCTGGAACTTGCGAAAAAAATGGGCGCGACGCGCGCCGTGAACGTCAGCAAGACGGAGCTGAAGGCCGTGATGAAGGAACTCGGCATGACCGAGGGCTTCGATGTCGGCCTTGAAATGTCGGGCGTGGCGGTCGCGATCCGCCAGATGGTGGAATTGATGCGCCACGGCGGAAAAATCGCCATGCTGGGCATCCCGCCGAAAGATTTGGCGATCGACTGGAATCACGTGATTTTCAAGGGACTGTTCATCAAGGGCATCTATGGCCGCGAAATGTACGAAACATGGTACAAGATGAACGCGATGGTGCAGTCGGGACTGGATATGAGCCCGATGATCACCCACAAGTTCAAGATCGACGATTACCAGCAGGCCTTCGAAGTGATGGCGTCGGGTGAATCCGGCAAGGTCATCCTCGACTGGACGTAA
- a CDS encoding membrane-associated protein has product MEKNADIPLWIKLPYTLLAAVVFPVYWWKYGLLNFLWFSDIAFFTMVYALWTKNRLIPSMMAIGVFPLEALWLISFMTHGAFIGMADYMFDDTLPLWLRALSLFHFPMPAAIAYMIWKFGYDKRALFPQIALAAIVLATCHLFTLKSENVNIIYPPKGITIPEDIYIWLMPAALLTCCIIPMHFILKKFCPLKSA; this is encoded by the coding sequence ATGGAAAAAAACGCCGATATTCCGCTCTGGATCAAGCTGCCCTATACATTGCTGGCCGCAGTCGTGTTTCCTGTGTATTGGTGGAAATACGGCCTCCTGAATTTTCTGTGGTTTTCGGATATCGCGTTTTTCACGATGGTCTATGCGCTGTGGACGAAAAACCGGCTGATCCCCAGCATGATGGCGATCGGCGTGTTTCCGCTGGAGGCGCTGTGGCTGATCAGTTTCATGACGCATGGCGCGTTTATCGGCATGGCGGATTATATGTTCGACGATACGCTGCCGCTCTGGCTGCGCGCGCTGTCGCTGTTCCATTTCCCGATGCCCGCCGCGATTGCCTATATGATCTGGAAGTTCGGGTATGATAAACGCGCGCTGTTCCCGCAAATCGCGCTCGCCGCTATCGTGCTGGCTACCTGCCACCTGTTCACGCTGAAAAGCGAAAACGTGAACATCATTTACCCGCCCAAAGGGATTACGATACCGGAGGATATTTATATCTGGCTGATGCCCGCGGCGCTGCTCACCTGCTGCATCATCCCGATGCATTTCATTTTGAAGAAGTTCTGCCCGCTGAAATCAGCTTAG
- a CDS encoding TPM domain-containing protein — protein MTFKVTDDMRREIKSAVEALERTTTGEMVCVVAQSSARYVLFPLIWAAIIALVLPAANIAAVGGVTFGIQSVVFIALAALLLLTPLKVAVTPRGLRQTNCRRHAFEQFFALKMNETNKRSGVMLFISVAERHVEIIADKGINDKVLPDEWARIVDAVVSDVRAKKVQDAFLNAIRACGTVLVQHFPEVRNDVNELDDNLVELPPAKFLS, from the coding sequence ATGACGTTTAAAGTGACTGATGACATGCGCCGCGAGATCAAGTCAGCTGTAGAGGCTCTGGAACGCACGACCACGGGCGAAATGGTCTGCGTCGTCGCGCAGTCCTCCGCCCGCTATGTGCTGTTTCCGCTGATCTGGGCGGCAATCATCGCGCTTGTGCTGCCAGCCGCCAATATCGCGGCGGTAGGGGGGGTGACGTTTGGCATCCAGAGCGTCGTGTTCATCGCGCTTGCCGCGCTGTTGCTGCTCACGCCGCTGAAGGTGGCTGTCACGCCGCGCGGGCTGCGCCAGACAAACTGCCGCCGCCACGCCTTCGAGCAGTTTTTCGCCCTGAAAATGAACGAAACGAACAAGCGCAGCGGCGTGATGCTGTTTATTTCGGTCGCCGAACGCCATGTCGAAATCATCGCCGACAAGGGCATTAACGACAAGGTACTGCCCGATGAATGGGCGCGTATCGTGGATGCTGTCGTCAGCGATGTGCGGGCGAAAAAGGTGCAGGATGCTTTCCTGAATGCCATCCGCGCCTGCGGTACGGTGCTGGTGCAGCACTTCCCCGAGGTGCGCAACGACGTGAACGAGCTGGACGATAATTTGGTCGAGCTGCCGCCTGCGAAATTCCTAAGCTGA
- a CDS encoding TPM domain-containing protein — MHAFSPYYTSISQVIDSGNLLNERVRKELLELADDTEFATGRQVVIVVLPTVGKLKADAYAQSYAQQLGVAVNKPGVLVLVSKAEGAVAFSLAPGVENYLTAPILKDILKSRMRPSLKTGDVGQALRNGMRGVSDALKGEYLTASEKRARYLPFMILLPVMILLQVLFGDGNAQRFFGGGAFKRW; from the coding sequence ATGCACGCCTTTTCACCCTATTACACATCGATCAGCCAGGTGATCGACAGCGGCAATCTGCTGAATGAACGCGTGCGGAAGGAATTGCTGGAACTGGCCGATGACACCGAATTCGCAACAGGGCGGCAGGTGGTGATCGTGGTGCTGCCGACTGTCGGGAAATTAAAGGCGGATGCCTATGCACAGTCTTATGCGCAACAGCTGGGTGTCGCCGTGAACAAGCCGGGCGTATTGGTGCTGGTATCCAAAGCAGAAGGCGCGGTCGCCTTCAGTCTCGCGCCCGGGGTCGAAAATTACCTGACCGCGCCGATTTTGAAAGACATCCTGAAAAGCCGCATGCGGCCAAGCCTTAAAACGGGCGATGTGGGGCAGGCGCTGCGCAACGGCATGCGCGGCGTATCGGACGCGCTGAAGGGCGAATACCTGACGGCATCCGAAAAGCGCGCCCGGTACCTGCCGTTCATGATTTTATTGCCCGTGATGATCCTGCTGCAGGTGCTGTTTGGCGACGGCAACGCCCAGCGCTTTTTCGGCGGTGGGGCGTTCAAGAGGTGGTAA
- a CDS encoding aldehyde dehydrogenase family protein: MSAKKKPAAQKNNVQKIQLADNTALLLKKLGVDAKSFTGGTLKVRSPIDGSEIGRAVVDTAKTVETKVARAHKAFLSWRTLPAPKRGELIRLYGDVLRAHKEELGKLVSIEAGKIVTEGLGEVQEMIDICDYAVGLSRQIYGLTIASERPSHKMQENWHPVGVVGVISAFNFPVAVWCWNFALAVVCGDTVVWKPSEKTPLTALACQALFEKVAATLDYVPDGVSELVIGERDIGEKLVDDKRIPVISATGSTRMGREVAPRVAARFGRCILELGGNNAMVLAPSADQNLALMATVFGAVGTCGQRCTSQRRLIVHKDIADKFVGRVKKAYASMGAKIGSPLDSDTLIGPLIDKAAFDAMQDTLKKAKAAGGKVTGGERVLQDKYPNAYYVTPAVVEMPKQADVVKHETFAPIMYVVRYSKFDEALAIHNDVPQGLSSCIFTNDVREAELFTSAAGSDCGIANVNLGTSGAEIGGAFGGEKETGGGRESGSDSWKAYMRRSTNTTNYGTALPLAQGVKFDLD, encoded by the coding sequence ATGTCCGCCAAGAAAAAGCCGGCCGCGCAAAAGAACAACGTCCAGAAAATCCAGCTGGCAGATAACACCGCCCTGCTGTTGAAAAAACTGGGCGTGGATGCGAAGTCATTCACCGGCGGCACGCTGAAAGTACGCAGCCCTATCGACGGATCCGAAATCGGCCGCGCGGTTGTCGATACCGCGAAAACGGTGGAGACGAAAGTCGCCCGCGCGCACAAGGCATTTTTAAGCTGGCGCACCCTGCCCGCCCCGAAACGCGGCGAGCTGATCCGCCTTTACGGCGATGTGCTGCGCGCCCACAAAGAAGAACTCGGCAAGCTGGTGTCCATCGAAGCCGGCAAGATCGTGACCGAAGGCCTGGGCGAAGTGCAGGAGATGATCGATATCTGCGATTACGCCGTCGGCCTGTCGCGCCAGATTTACGGGTTGACGATCGCGTCCGAACGCCCGTCGCACAAGATGCAGGAAAACTGGCATCCCGTCGGCGTGGTCGGCGTGATTTCGGCGTTCAACTTCCCGGTCGCTGTCTGGTGCTGGAACTTCGCGCTGGCCGTTGTCTGCGGCGACACGGTTGTTTGGAAACCGTCCGAAAAAACGCCCCTGACCGCGCTTGCCTGCCAGGCGCTGTTTGAAAAAGTCGCGGCGACGCTCGATTACGTGCCCGACGGCGTGTCGGAACTGGTGATCGGCGAGCGCGATATCGGCGAGAAACTGGTGGACGATAAACGCATCCCCGTCATTTCCGCAACCGGCTCCACCCGCATGGGCCGCGAAGTGGCACCCCGCGTGGCGGCACGCTTTGGCCGCTGCATCCTTGAACTGGGCGGCAACAACGCGATGGTACTAGCCCCCAGCGCCGACCAGAACCTTGCCCTGATGGCGACCGTGTTCGGCGCGGTCGGTACCTGCGGCCAGCGCTGCACCAGCCAGCGCCGCCTGATCGTGCATAAAGACATCGCCGATAAATTCGTCGGCCGCGTGAAAAAGGCCTATGCCTCGATGGGCGCAAAAATCGGCAGCCCGCTGGATTCCGATACGCTGATAGGCCCGCTGATCGACAAGGCTGCGTTTGATGCCATGCAGGACACGCTGAAAAAAGCGAAAGCAGCCGGCGGCAAAGTGACCGGCGGCGAACGCGTGCTGCAGGACAAATACCCGAACGCCTATTACGTGACCCCCGCGGTGGTCGAAATGCCCAAACAGGCGGATGTGGTGAAACACGAAACCTTCGCGCCGATCATGTATGTGGTGCGCTACAGCAAGTTCGACGAAGCACTCGCCATCCACAACGACGTGCCGCAGGGCCTGTCGTCCTGTATCTTCACCAATGATGTGCGGGAGGCGGAATTGTTCACCTCCGCCGCAGGTTCGGATTGCGGGATCGCCAACGTCAACCTCGGCACATCGGGTGCAGAAATCGGCGGCGCGTTCGGCGGCGAAAAAGAAACCGGCGGCGGCCGCGAGTCTGGCTCCGACAGCTGGAAGGCGTATATGCGCCGCTCCACCAACACGACCAACTACGGCACCGCGCTGCCGCTGGCGCAGGGCGTGAAATTCGACCTGGATTAA
- a CDS encoding NUDIX domain-containing protein, whose protein sequence is MTEPKKPQATITDRKSLYSGFFKLEELTIDMDKHDGTSETVKRIHFERGHAVGILAYDAQRDQVLMVNEMRPGMLAAGDYPFNDSLPAGMIDKGETHIDAALRETEEETEQLLADPVTIHKGAYVSAGGTSEKIALVMGKVDLSKAGGVHGKQGEGENIKTVILSADEFIERAHDGRIKDMKTLVSAFWFANHRDELRDPNAKPAADVDAKITDVFAPKKQPAPPQAEIKSREMLYDGVFKIEQLTVEQDKHDGGKLELKRLNFERGDAIAILGYDPKRDEVVLVNEMRTGMLAAGDYPYSDTVPAAMLKKGEDLLTAAADRLTRETGLALQGASVIHPGAYVSAGGSTEKIALVTGIVDSSNAGGVRGRAGIGEDIKTVVISSDEFIARAEDGRLTDMKSLAMAFWLAQNRDGIKAKANAPEPKKPPASLAHKIAGLG, encoded by the coding sequence GTGACCGAGCCGAAAAAACCGCAAGCCACCATCACCGACCGCAAGAGCCTCTATAGCGGCTTCTTCAAGCTCGAAGAACTCACCATCGACATGGACAAACACGACGGCACCAGCGAGACGGTGAAGCGCATCCATTTCGAGCGCGGCCATGCGGTCGGCATCCTTGCCTATGATGCGCAGCGCGACCAGGTTTTGATGGTGAATGAAATGCGCCCCGGCATGCTGGCCGCGGGCGATTACCCGTTCAACGACAGCCTGCCCGCCGGCATGATCGACAAGGGCGAGACGCATATCGACGCGGCCCTGCGCGAGACGGAAGAAGAAACGGAGCAGCTGCTGGCCGATCCCGTCACCATCCATAAGGGTGCCTATGTCAGCGCGGGCGGCACGTCGGAGAAAATCGCGCTTGTGATGGGCAAGGTCGATTTGTCCAAGGCCGGCGGCGTGCATGGCAAGCAAGGCGAGGGGGAGAATATCAAGACCGTCATCCTCTCCGCCGATGAATTCATCGAACGCGCGCATGACGGACGTATCAAGGACATGAAAACCCTTGTTTCCGCCTTCTGGTTTGCGAACCACCGCGACGAATTGCGCGACCCGAATGCGAAGCCCGCCGCCGATGTCGATGCCAAAATCACCGATGTTTTTGCGCCCAAAAAACAACCTGCCCCGCCGCAGGCCGAAATCAAGTCGCGCGAAATGCTGTACGACGGCGTGTTCAAGATCGAACAATTGACAGTCGAACAGGACAAACACGACGGCGGCAAGCTGGAATTAAAACGCCTGAATTTCGAACGCGGCGACGCAATCGCCATCCTGGGCTATGACCCGAAACGCGACGAAGTCGTGCTGGTGAATGAAATGCGCACCGGCATGCTGGCGGCGGGGGATTACCCCTACAGCGACACCGTACCCGCCGCGATGCTGAAGAAGGGCGAAGATTTGCTGACCGCAGCCGCCGACCGTTTGACGCGCGAAACCGGCCTTGCGCTGCAAGGTGCCAGCGTCATCCACCCCGGCGCGTATGTCAGCGCGGGCGGCAGCACGGAAAAAATCGCGCTCGTCACCGGCATCGTCGATAGCAGCAACGCCGGCGGCGTGCGCGGGCGTGCGGGCATCGGCGAAGACATTAAAACCGTGGTGATTTCATCGGATGAATTCATCGCCCGCGCCGAAGACGGCCGCCTGACCGACATGAAAAGCCTTGCCATGGCCTTCTGGCTTGCCCAGAACCGCGACGGCATCAAGGCAAAGGCAAACGCGCCCGAGCCGAAGAAGCCGCCAGCGTCGCTTGCGCATAAAATCGCCGGATTGGGTTAA
- a CDS encoding NUDIX domain-containing protein, whose translation MDDGMPKKLKAEITERKRVYDGFFKVDELTINMNTHNGGSMEIKRLVFERGHAVAILGYDPVRDEVLLVNEMHPGLLSAGDYPFINALPAGMIDPGEAVLEAAAREFYEETGAQLNSARIIHEGAYVSSGGTSEKITLVIGTLDMTKVVNGSIQGKTNEGEDIRVVVVKAEDYIAQAESGQLRDMKCMVFALWLARNREKMQPAKPEPYIRRSNLRTRTPVSVDVLELVREARSGGK comes from the coding sequence ATGGACGATGGCATGCCGAAGAAACTGAAGGCCGAAATTACCGAACGCAAACGTGTCTATGACGGCTTTTTCAAGGTCGATGAACTCACCATCAACATGAATACCCACAACGGCGGCTCGATGGAAATCAAGCGGCTGGTGTTTGAACGCGGCCATGCTGTCGCGATCCTCGGCTACGATCCCGTACGTGACGAAGTCCTGCTGGTCAATGAAATGCATCCCGGCCTTTTGTCGGCCGGCGATTATCCCTTCATCAACGCGCTGCCCGCCGGCATGATCGACCCGGGCGAAGCGGTGCTGGAGGCGGCGGCCCGCGAATTCTATGAAGAAACCGGCGCGCAGCTGAATTCCGCCCGCATCATCCATGAAGGCGCTTACGTATCCTCGGGCGGCACCTCGGAAAAAATCACGCTTGTCATCGGCACGCTCGACATGACCAAGGTCGTGAACGGCAGCATCCAGGGCAAGACGAACGAAGGCGAAGACATCCGCGTCGTCGTCGTGAAGGCCGAAGATTACATCGCGCAGGCCGAAAGCGGCCAGTTGCGCGACATGAAATGCATGGTCTTCGCCCTCTGGCTCGCCCGTAACCGCGAGAAGATGCAGCCCGCAAAACCCGAACCCTATATCCGCCGCAGCAACCTGCGCACCCGCACGCCCGTCAGCGTCGATGTGCTGGAACTGGTGCGCGAAGCGCGGTCGGGCGGGAAGTAA
- a CDS encoding PAS domain-containing sensor histidine kinase: MTTDKTSKTVSQRYLKTDTVASFILVNGMVIAAIAFVALHFAVGNMKSLEARNRTRDILRATEQSLTEMEKTVRNLQYFHSSVNAATQEQPSVIGGVQKLLTGNAPLTALLWTTDKGIWRQQDMRSMTERTAYDPAAGWPAFNELARETANLNFNEIDYLPDMHWAAFDIKTTNSADEPVGLVLKSRLADNGTGILLVATTPAMIFGNSWAMQREDIDRVMIKDRDTEFVLVDTRLPSLLAADDADTSSETVNYVLTLGNQSWDIKFGVRPTLMSKLLTFTPWGALALIMILTGIASSIAHRKHAQDLKLEEMSKSLEGTQSELQSRISERDKLFHALRKSEREYKAVINSVSDVIFETDEIGRIMFLNETWKKMTLRETGDTLGESLFAMLEVSEQTKQRDMFDELVRGERQAYRAETRLNLGHGAIKPVEIAFSMLRMTEDKSIRVVGSIHDIEKRRRAELAVREAEQRFRAIFENSVSGIYQISADGRFIAANMALAEILGYGTPGELMNELSDIGGQLYVRPNERAEFVQKLLFEGRVSGNEAEVKRRDGKVIWILQNARVVRNEKGSVDYYEGSVWDVTERKEAEEAMRYARIQAEISSRTRMEFLANMSHELRTPLNAVIGFSEIIKDEVMGQIEIKVYKEYAQDIYDSGNYLLKIISEILEVSKIETGNRELNQSNFKLMKAVKACMTIMMNRIDQAGVEVKVELPDDLPELLAEELGFKQIMLNLIGNAIKFTPQGGKVRVTASVEKTGEMFIDIIDNGIGMSPEEIKKALTPFGKVDTTFSGMKAGTGLGLTIVESLVRLHGGEFRIISQKGIGTTARVIMPASRVLMETVPAAVPQPAIAEEPKASGENGDDAPHLKVVK; the protein is encoded by the coding sequence TTGACGACCGATAAAACATCTAAGACCGTATCGCAGCGGTATTTGAAAACAGATACCGTCGCGTCGTTCATTCTTGTGAACGGCATGGTGATCGCCGCGATCGCGTTTGTCGCTCTGCATTTCGCCGTCGGCAACATGAAAAGCCTCGAGGCGCGCAACCGTACGCGCGATATTTTGCGCGCAACCGAACAATCGCTGACGGAAATGGAAAAAACCGTCCGCAATTTGCAGTATTTTCATTCATCGGTGAACGCAGCGACGCAGGAACAGCCGTCCGTGATCGGGGGCGTGCAAAAACTGCTGACGGGCAACGCGCCGCTGACGGCTCTGTTGTGGACGACCGACAAGGGCATCTGGCGCCAGCAGGACATGCGCAGCATGACCGAACGCACGGCCTATGACCCGGCGGCAGGCTGGCCGGCGTTTAACGAACTGGCGCGCGAAACCGCCAATCTCAATTTCAATGAAATCGATTATCTGCCCGATATGCATTGGGCGGCGTTCGATATCAAAACGACGAACAGCGCGGACGAGCCCGTGGGGCTGGTCTTGAAATCGCGCCTGGCCGATAACGGCACCGGCATCCTGCTGGTGGCGACCACGCCGGCCATGATCTTCGGCAACAGCTGGGCGATGCAGCGCGAAGACATCGACCGCGTGATGATCAAGGACCGCGACACCGAATTCGTGCTGGTCGATACGCGCCTGCCTTCGCTGCTGGCGGCCGACGATGCCGATACTTCCAGCGAAACCGTCAATTACGTGCTGACGCTGGGTAACCAGTCATGGGACATCAAATTCGGTGTGCGCCCGACGCTGATGTCGAAACTGCTGACTTTCACGCCGTGGGGCGCGCTGGCGCTGATCATGATCCTGACGGGCATCGCTTCCAGCATCGCGCACCGCAAGCATGCGCAGGACCTGAAGCTGGAGGAAATGTCCAAGAGTTTGGAGGGCACACAGTCCGAACTGCAAAGCCGCATTTCCGAGCGCGACAAGCTGTTCCACGCCCTGCGCAAATCGGAGCGTGAATACAAAGCCGTCATCAACTCCGTCTCCGACGTGATCTTCGAAACCGATGAAATCGGCCGCATCATGTTCCTGAACGAGACGTGGAAGAAAATGACGCTGCGCGAAACCGGCGACACGCTGGGCGAGTCGCTATTTGCCATGCTGGAGGTGTCCGAACAGACCAAGCAGCGCGATATGTTCGACGAGCTGGTGCGCGGGGAGCGTCAGGCCTACCGCGCCGAAACCCGCCTGAACCTCGGCCACGGCGCGATCAAGCCGGTTGAAATCGCGTTCTCCATGCTGCGAATGACGGAGGACAAGAGCATCCGCGTGGTGGGGTCGATCCACGACATCGAAAAACGCCGCCGCGCCGAACTGGCCGTCCGCGAGGCGGAGCAGCGTTTCCGCGCGATCTTCGAAAACTCGGTCTCCGGCATCTACCAGATTTCGGCCGATGGCCGCTTTATCGCCGCCAATATGGCGCTCGCCGAAATCCTCGGCTACGGCACCCCCGGCGAGCTGATGAACGAGTTGAGCGATATCGGCGGTCAATTGTATGTACGGCCCAACGAGCGCGCCGAATTCGTGCAGAAACTGCTGTTCGAAGGCCGCGTGTCGGGAAACGAGGCCGAAGTCAAGCGTCGCGACGGCAAGGTGATATGGATCCTGCAAAACGCGCGTGTCGTACGCAACGAAAAGGGCAGCGTCGATTATTACGAAGGCTCGGTTTGGGACGTAACCGAACGCAAGGAAGCGGAGGAAGCGATGCGCTATGCCCGCATCCAGGCCGAAATTTCCAGCCGCACGCGCATGGAATTCCTCGCCAACATGTCGCACGAGCTGCGCACGCCGCTGAACGCCGTCATCGGTTTCTCGGAAATCATCAAGGACGAGGTGATGGGCCAGATCGAGATCAAGGTCTATAAGGAATATGCGCAGGATATTTACGACAGCGGCAATTACCTGCTGAAAATCATCTCGGAAATCCTTGAAGTCTCCAAGATCGAAACCGGCAACCGCGAACTGAACCAGAGCAATTTCAAGCTGATGAAGGCCGTGAAGGCCTGCATGACGATTATGATGAACCGCATCGACCAGGCGGGCGTCGAAGTGAAGGTGGAACTGCCCGACGACCTGCCCGAATTGCTGGCAGAAGAACTGGGCTTCAAGCAGATCATGCTGAACCTGATCGGCAACGCTATCAAATTCACCCCGCAGGGCGGCAAGGTGCGCGTCACCGCCAGCGTCGAGAAGACCGGCGAGATGTTTATCGACATCATCGACAACGGTATCGGCATGAGCCCGGAAGAAATCAAGAAAGCGCTGACCCCCTTCGGCAAGGTCGATACCACGTTCAGCGGCATGAAGGCGGGCACGGGTCTTGGCCTGACCATCGTCGAATCCCTCGTGCGACTGCATGGCGGCGAATTCAGGATCATCAGCCAGAAAGGCATAGGCACCACCGCCCGAGTCATTATGCCGGCATCACGCGTGCTGATGGAAACGGTGCCGGCGGCAGTCCCGCAGCCTGCGATTGCCGAAGAACCCAAGGCTTCCGGCGAAAACGGCGACGATGCGCCGCACCTGAAAGTCGTGAAGTAA
- a CDS encoding patatin-like phospholipase family protein yields MTENKKKRVFTVLSIDGGGIRGVVPARILQEIEERTGKPIAELFDMVGGTSTGAILGAGLVVPDDQNPTKPKHSAQELKNFYYTFGPKIFPELRFKSIRKLSSSALYDPKPLEDALKEKLGDCKMKDSLTHLLIPATDIKNFRPVWISHIKGQKDKSPEGWSSMLMRDAVRASTTAPTYFPSKYYSTTPNEDMPNVTHRHALIDGGFFAGNSMRRLMTQARKLAPPDAEIVVVHLGTGNVENSLSPEEFNKLGPIGMISKSNGNLLLSLVINMSLMDVANDIRDEIGDRFISFDGIINGEADPAAPTSTMDDASLKNLKALEKFAEKIIKDNDAEMDRLCDILKHRVFAEEYHQESRNALQKLSAVLEDAKTVKTLTKTYKKILGYASDIVTDTPEPGDAELKTLAQSLTEQHKHDLDRIYHVVQDKLEGQNKILNSIKEAGDDLTKFVKKLGSPFRPLPPSPDNDNSEGNAQPWKHRAGDKPKQP; encoded by the coding sequence ATGACCGAAAACAAAAAGAAACGTGTCTTCACAGTCCTGTCCATCGACGGCGGCGGCATCCGCGGCGTTGTGCCTGCCCGCATCCTGCAAGAAATTGAAGAACGCACCGGCAAGCCCATCGCAGAATTGTTCGACATGGTCGGCGGCACATCGACCGGCGCGATTTTAGGCGCAGGCCTTGTCGTGCCCGACGACCAGAACCCGACCAAGCCGAAACATTCCGCGCAGGAACTGAAAAATTTCTATTACACTTTCGGCCCGAAAATTTTCCCGGAGCTGCGCTTCAAGAGTATCCGCAAGCTCTCATCCTCCGCCCTGTACGACCCCAAGCCGCTGGAAGATGCGCTGAAGGAAAAGCTGGGCGACTGCAAGATGAAGGATTCCCTGACCCACCTGCTGATCCCGGCGACCGACATCAAGAATTTCCGCCCGGTCTGGATCTCGCATATCAAGGGCCAAAAAGACAAATCACCGGAAGGCTGGTCGAGCATGCTGATGCGCGATGCCGTCCGCGCATCCACCACCGCCCCCACCTATTTCCCGTCGAAATACTATTCGACCACGCCGAACGAAGACATGCCCAACGTCACGCACCGCCACGCGCTGATCGACGGCGGTTTCTTCGCCGGAAATTCCATGCGCCGCCTGATGACGCAGGCGCGCAAGCTCGCCCCGCCCGATGCGGAAATCGTGGTCGTGCACCTTGGCACCGGCAACGTCGAAAATTCGCTGTCGCCCGAGGAATTCAACAAGCTGGGCCCCATCGGCATGATTTCCAAATCGAACGGCAACCTGTTGCTGTCGCTGGTCATCAACATGTCGCTGATGGATGTGGCGAACGACATCCGCGATGAAATCGGCGACCGCTTCATCAGCTTTGACGGCATCATCAACGGCGAGGCCGACCCCGCCGCGCCCACATCGACGATGGACGATGCCAGCCTGAAGAACCTCAAGGCGCTCGAAAAATTCGCCGAAAAGATCATCAAGGACAACGATGCCGAAATGGACCGCCTCTGCGACATCCTGAAGCACCGCGTGTTTGCGGAGGAATACCACCAGGAAAGCCGGAACGCGCTGCAGAAACTCTCGGCCGTTCTGGAAGACGCCAAGACCGTCAAGACGCTGACCAAGACCTACAAAAAGATTTTGGGATATGCGAGCGACATCGTGACCGACACGCCGGAGCCGGGGGATGCGGAGCTGAAAACGCTCGCGCAATCTCTGACCGAACAGCACAAGCACGACCTCGACCGTATCTATCATGTGGTTCAGGACAAGTTGGAGGGGCAGAACAAGATCCTCAACAGCATCAAGGAAGCGGGCGACGACCTGACCAAGTTCGTCAAAAAGCTCGGATCCCCCTTCCGCCCCCTGCCGCCGTCGCCCGATAACGACAACAGCGAAGGCAATGCGCAGCCGTGGAAGCACCGCGCAGGCGACAAGCCGAAGCAGCCTTAA